A portion of the Leptospira kobayashii genome contains these proteins:
- a CDS encoding DUF1365 domain-containing protein — protein sequence MNSVIYKASVSHTRTKPVKNQFTYKVFTFLIDLQELGDLDRNSFFFRRNRFGFFSFYDKDHLQFGKKDTYENVKSFLTASGIKDSVGKIYLLTNLRILGYVFNPVSFYFCFSESGTLICSVPEVGNTFGEIKPYVGLVNSGAKGTISDPQIHLRTKKNFYVSPFISLDSEFEFRLNFPEGELKIGVDSWEEGERILTTSFLGKKISFTDENLFILFCQYPFITVKIIALIHWQAVKLWIRKIPYIKKDENPNKQTGVSLGQVSEPVSLTKSD from the coding sequence ATGAATTCGGTGATATACAAAGCATCGGTCTCGCATACCAGAACCAAACCTGTCAAAAATCAATTTACGTACAAAGTGTTCACTTTTCTTATCGATTTGCAGGAATTGGGTGATTTGGATCGCAATTCCTTTTTTTTTCGCAGAAACCGGTTCGGCTTTTTTTCCTTTTATGACAAAGATCATCTGCAGTTCGGAAAAAAAGACACATATGAAAATGTAAAAAGTTTTTTGACTGCATCGGGCATTAAGGATTCGGTCGGAAAAATATATCTACTCACAAATCTCCGGATCTTAGGTTATGTTTTCAATCCGGTCAGTTTTTATTTTTGTTTTTCCGAATCGGGAACATTGATTTGTTCCGTTCCGGAAGTGGGGAATACATTCGGAGAAATAAAACCTTATGTCGGTTTGGTGAATTCGGGTGCGAAAGGAACTATTTCCGATCCTCAGATTCATTTAAGAACAAAAAAGAATTTTTACGTATCACCGTTCATTTCTCTCGATTCAGAATTCGAATTCAGACTTAATTTTCCCGAAGGAGAATTGAAGATAGGTGTGGATTCTTGGGAAGAAGGGGAAAGGATTCTCACTACATCTTTTCTTGGAAAAAAAATTTCATTTACTGATGAAAACTTATTCATTCTTTTTTGCCAATACCCGTTCATTACAGTCAAAATAATAGCTCTGATCCATTGGCAGGCAGTCAAGTTGTGGATCAGAAAAATACCATATATAAAGAAAGATGAGAATCCAAACAAACAAACAGGAGTTTCCCTTGGACAAGTCAGCGAACCGGTCTCTCTTACAAAATCCGACTGA
- a CDS encoding SAM-dependent methyltransferase has product MDKSANRSLLQNPTEKTFFTESSKAEKLKRYPIFEKIFFKAMGRMQKGSLRLILPDGTNRLLGDPDSEVSPEFHSAMIHIKDPKFFKRAVIYGDIGFSESYLLDEWTTDSIENVISWFILNVDDSPALSGAKRKTFHLDLFNLGNKFLHFLRKNTLKGSKKNIVEHYDLGNSFYKLFLDPTMTYSSGYFESLDQSLEEAQIKKVDLLCKKLKLSDKDHLLEIGSGWGFLSVYAAKNYGCKVTTITLSEEQFKFAKEKIEKENLNDLIEIRIQDYRDIRGSFSKIVSVEMLEAVGDAYYESFFGKCHELLTRDGILALQVITCPDSRFQSFKNGIDFIQKHIFPGSLLPSIGRMNEAINHTGDLNLFHLEDMGLNYARTLRLWSKAFEENLKEVREQGYSERFIRKWKYYLGYCAAAFQMRNISVIQSVYVRPNNLNI; this is encoded by the coding sequence TTGGACAAGTCAGCGAACCGGTCTCTCTTACAAAATCCGACTGAGAAGACTTTTTTCACAGAATCATCGAAGGCAGAAAAACTAAAACGATACCCGATTTTTGAAAAGATATTTTTCAAAGCAATGGGTCGCATGCAAAAAGGTTCACTCAGATTGATTCTTCCCGATGGAACCAATCGACTGCTAGGTGATCCGGACTCGGAGGTTTCTCCGGAGTTTCATTCTGCGATGATCCATATCAAAGACCCTAAATTTTTCAAAAGAGCTGTAATCTACGGGGATATAGGATTTTCAGAGTCGTATCTTTTGGACGAATGGACTACGGATTCCATTGAAAATGTGATCTCTTGGTTTATTTTGAATGTGGATGATTCTCCCGCTTTGTCAGGCGCAAAAAGGAAAACGTTCCATCTGGATCTTTTTAATTTAGGAAATAAATTTCTGCATTTTCTCCGCAAAAACACTTTGAAAGGGAGTAAGAAGAATATTGTGGAACATTATGATCTTGGAAACAGTTTTTACAAATTGTTTTTGGATCCCACGATGACTTACAGTTCGGGCTATTTTGAAAGTTTGGATCAAAGTTTGGAAGAAGCACAGATAAAAAAAGTGGATTTACTCTGCAAAAAACTGAAATTGTCCGACAAAGATCATTTATTGGAAATCGGAAGCGGCTGGGGATTTTTGTCGGTGTATGCTGCAAAAAATTACGGCTGTAAGGTGACTACGATTACTTTGTCCGAGGAACAGTTCAAATTTGCCAAAGAAAAGATTGAGAAAGAAAACCTAAACGATCTGATAGAGATTCGCATCCAGGATTATAGAGACATCCGAGGTTCTTTTTCCAAAATAGTTTCCGTAGAAATGTTGGAAGCCGTGGGAGATGCTTATTACGAATCTTTTTTCGGTAAATGCCATGAGCTTTTGACGAGAGACGGTATTCTTGCTTTGCAGGTAATTACTTGCCCCGATTCCAGATTTCAATCCTTTAAAAACGGAATCGACTTTATACAGAAACATATTTTCCCCGGTTCTCTTCTTCCTTCCATCGGAAGAATGAATGAAGCGATTAATCATACCGGAGACTTGAATTTATTTCATTTGGAAGATATGGGTTTGAATTATGCCAGAACTTTACGCTTATGGTCCAAAGCTTTTGAAGAGAATCTAAAAGAGGTAAGAGAGCAAGGTTATAGCGAAAGATTTATCCGCAAATGGAAATATTATCTGGGTTATTGCGCTGCGGCATTTCAAATGAGAAATATCAGTGTAATCCAATCCGTCTATGTAAGGCCGAACAACCTGAACATATAA
- a CDS encoding DinB family protein, with protein MEEAKEHLLTLARYHQWATGHLFLHIQGIPEEDYKRDFGLFFKSVHGTLNHLLVAERLWYTRFADNFSPVVSLDTEVESDRLKLRELAIHESGKWESFIQSLSSIPKKLEYSTMRGFQANLPYILTLAHVFNHGTHHRGQIIAAITAMGYSSPEIDLVYMLQAEEKLQSASP; from the coding sequence ATGGAAGAAGCTAAAGAACATCTACTAACACTTGCACGTTATCATCAATGGGCGACAGGCCATTTGTTTTTACACATCCAAGGGATACCAGAGGAAGATTATAAAAGAGATTTCGGTTTGTTTTTCAAATCGGTTCACGGGACACTCAATCACCTGTTAGTTGCCGAGAGACTTTGGTACACCAGATTTGCCGACAATTTTTCTCCCGTGGTTTCATTAGACACGGAAGTGGAAAGCGACAGACTGAAATTAAGAGAATTGGCGATTCACGAATCGGGCAAATGGGAAAGTTTTATCCAATCTTTGAGTTCGATTCCGAAAAAGTTGGAATACAGTACCATGAGAGGATTCCAAGCCAACCTACCTTATATACTAACACTTGCTCATGTTTTCAATCACGGAACCCATCACAGAGGACAGATCATCGCCGCTATTACTGCAATGGGTTATTCTTCTCCCGAGATTGATCTTGTGTATATGTTACAAGCGGAAGAAAAGTTACAATCCGCTTCGCCTTAA
- a CDS encoding Pr6Pr family membrane protein: MPSHFLFQFISSTIGILTLTAQLYLSISTAYDNGTSLIAAIVRFFSYMTIWTNILITLYFTVSLVRPKSKLSGFFGKPVVQTGLLVYILIVAIVYHFLLSKTWNPKGLQYIVDISLHSTVPLLYLIYWVFYLKRGTQKFGNALVWLLYPILYAVYIFFRGEMIQEYPYPFINVTRLGYEKVFENFLLLSSAYYILGIFIVAMDRLLFKLKPEHGRS; the protein is encoded by the coding sequence ATGCCTTCCCATTTTTTATTTCAATTTATTTCTTCTACGATCGGTATCCTGACGCTTACGGCACAACTCTACCTTTCCATTTCGACCGCATATGACAACGGGACATCCCTCATTGCAGCGATTGTCCGTTTTTTCAGTTATATGACTATATGGACGAATATTCTGATCACCCTCTACTTTACGGTTTCACTCGTCCGACCAAAATCGAAGTTAAGCGGCTTCTTTGGGAAACCCGTCGTTCAAACCGGGCTTCTTGTTTATATCCTGATCGTTGCAATCGTTTATCATTTTCTACTTTCCAAAACATGGAATCCGAAAGGTTTGCAGTATATCGTAGATATCAGCCTTCATTCAACCGTACCTTTACTCTATTTGATTTACTGGGTGTTCTACTTAAAAAGAGGAACTCAAAAGTTCGGGAATGCACTAGTCTGGCTTCTCTATCCGATTCTATATGCGGTATATATTTTTTTCAGAGGAGAAATGATTCAAGAATATCCTTATCCGTTTATTAATGTCACCCGGCTAGGATATGAAAAAGTATTCGAAAATTTTCTATTATTAAGCAGCGCATATTACATTCTTGGAATATTTATCGTTGCAATGGATCGGCTACTTTTCAAGCTTAAGCCAGAACATGGAAGAAGCTAA
- a CDS encoding SRPBCC family protein: protein MRETRSIFEFNEPIERLWSAITVYEVLIHWLADEVRGRPKEGGEFSWTWKLGLEGDFTTKGIYKKIVPGKELVMEWKDHPAGDIFLQLLFEPVSENKSKLTVVNGGYPSSNAFNVWLDGAKEGWDGQVEKLITFLAGKPDFTKFIKKT, encoded by the coding sequence ATGCGGGAAACTCGATCCATTTTTGAATTTAACGAACCAATCGAAAGGCTATGGTCTGCGATTACCGTTTATGAAGTGTTAATTCACTGGCTTGCGGATGAAGTGAGAGGCAGACCCAAGGAAGGGGGAGAATTTTCCTGGACTTGGAAGTTGGGTTTGGAAGGGGATTTCACTACAAAGGGAATCTATAAAAAAATCGTACCGGGCAAAGAATTGGTGATGGAATGGAAAGACCATCCTGCAGGCGATATTTTTTTACAACTTCTGTTTGAGCCGGTTTCCGAGAACAAATCCAAACTTACGGTTGTTAACGGTGGATATCCCAGTTCTAATGCGTTTAACGTTTGGTTAGATGGCGCAAAAGAAGGTTGGGACGGCCAGGTAGAAAAACTAATAACATTCCTGGCGGGAAAACCTGATTTCACAAAATTTATTAAAAAAACTTGA
- a CDS encoding PLU-1-like domain protein, protein MEFPELESYFQNLTDITDRIAMMNNHFDATPDVDIPMLDEFYDDMQSHAWETTEREYYELFTSYFTFHVKTVEEIVQEAREILNPENREYVKKLVSHIKNADDWFLGLKKRRKMLRTQVA, encoded by the coding sequence TTGGAATTTCCCGAACTAGAATCCTATTTTCAGAATTTGACGGACATTACAGATCGTATTGCAATGATGAACAATCATTTCGATGCGACACCAGATGTTGATATTCCTATGTTAGATGAATTCTACGATGACATGCAAAGTCATGCGTGGGAAACCACCGAACGTGAATATTACGAACTTTTCACAAGTTACTTTACATTTCATGTAAAAACGGTTGAAGAAATCGTTCAAGAAGCGAGAGAGATCTTGAATCCTGAAAATAGAGAATATGTAAAAAAGCTTGTATCACATATTAAAAACGCTGACGATTGGTTTCTTGGACTCAAGAAACGTCGTAAAATGCTGAGAACTCAAGTAGCATAG
- a CDS encoding DUF1574 domain-containing protein yields MKGKPYLLYPLFLLIFLFFVDSFFRIPYIQFLTKLDLTAVNYSAKKALLDSLIEKGNLKKDKKLMIILGSSRLLYFDAKDLKEFYPDWEIYNLSSAVTTPAYYDYQLTRLLDSGVVPDLILMETDPNQFNHNSVFKISNLTYSFDLFYVLKNMDLFGKDNVSFFLGRKLFAVGTYKPYIDQMWKNYRNPELAGFLSMNQTTFDFIVKNNGHGLSPIDNYVEKDANVLELTSHRTLDWLFASYHPSEMQYGFYEKILSRLQSEKIKSIIIWPTSSPNFEKLVHKEKLVKTWEERIDLLSSKYDQKIMKLKDEPSYSCNAFADGGHVAKECYHSLMRAVLMEYFRRYEAHRL; encoded by the coding sequence ATGAAAGGGAAACCTTACCTTCTTTATCCTTTATTTTTATTAATTTTTCTTTTTTTCGTAGATTCGTTTTTCCGCATTCCATACATCCAATTTTTAACAAAACTCGATTTAACGGCAGTTAATTATTCTGCTAAAAAAGCGCTTCTGGATTCTTTGATAGAAAAAGGAAACCTGAAAAAAGATAAAAAACTGATGATCATCCTCGGATCATCCAGACTTCTTTATTTTGATGCAAAAGATCTGAAAGAGTTTTATCCAGACTGGGAGATTTACAATTTATCTTCCGCTGTCACGACCCCTGCTTATTACGATTATCAACTGACCAGGCTTTTGGACTCAGGCGTGGTTCCCGATTTGATTTTGATGGAAACGGACCCAAATCAATTCAATCACAATTCCGTATTTAAAATTTCCAATCTTACCTACAGTTTCGATTTATTCTACGTATTGAAAAATATGGATCTTTTCGGAAAGGATAATGTATCTTTTTTTCTGGGAAGGAAGTTGTTTGCTGTAGGTACTTATAAACCTTATATAGATCAGATGTGGAAAAATTACAGAAATCCGGAACTAGCCGGGTTTTTATCCATGAATCAGACAACTTTTGATTTTATAGTGAAAAACAACGGTCACGGTCTTTCGCCTATTGACAATTATGTGGAGAAGGATGCTAACGTCTTAGAACTGACAAGTCATAGAACTTTGGATTGGTTGTTCGCTTCTTATCATCCGAGCGAGATGCAATATGGTTTTTACGAGAAAATTTTATCCAGACTGCAATCTGAAAAAATCAAATCCATCATCATTTGGCCTACATCTTCGCCCAATTTTGAAAAATTGGTTCATAAAGAAAAGTTGGTTAAAACCTGGGAAGAGAGGATCGATCTTTTAAGCTCCAAATACGATCAGAAAATCATGAAATTGAAAGATGAACCGTCTTATTCATGTAATGCGTTCGCTGACGGAGGCCACGTCGCTAAGGAGTGTTACCATTCTTTGATGAGGGCTGTTCTAATGGAATACTTTCGTAGATATGAGGCTCATCGTTTATAA
- a CDS encoding peptidase MA family protein, translating to MLNKSKIKSIRNYFLLSFITLWLSFCNINTPFSRKESSNDNNLLLGVVLYTALANNGNCETGGDIWARNIQTQNSYCVPVELVASYAKVDVYKQRGLSVNYNLQTFGKEFNDTTYPKLISTFGEPSDVDKNGKIKILVLDIRDGATANSSYVAGFFDPVNYFADQPGTNLRSNYSEILYMDGKELIDALVRDPTAFSSTAAHEFQHLIRYPYMVATRATDDSWINEGTSEVASDIAGYGPQKYRIDCFRGADSTRCPNGVNGVSFLNWSAGTTSSVILKQYAFAYAFMRYLYDISGNTEAEKNEFFRKSVQGNSIGIRAGSASQLMSVFRESARFNTTLLGSLNSDTFFRTFTLFMGQSAGTLNFAGVERFDASTNVEALDLSTAYAAYPFESTLNDIVAGPLGVNTATGTLSFAQGSGYAFTGNYNLASYSSTRYPNMTTVKSAGNTKSVLAWAAYSTNVNASVKNGITTTSTKSEEAENRYKSVILGDTITEGPLPVCGTQFINDEPHIYESIPLEQPSSKNGNTP from the coding sequence TTGTTAAACAAATCCAAAATCAAATCAATCAGGAATTATTTTCTATTATCATTTATTACTTTGTGGCTCTCCTTTTGTAATATAAACACTCCGTTTTCAAGAAAAGAATCTTCCAATGACAATAATCTATTGCTTGGAGTGGTTTTGTACACTGCGCTTGCAAATAATGGAAATTGCGAAACCGGAGGAGATATTTGGGCAAGGAATATACAAACTCAAAACTCCTACTGCGTACCTGTGGAGTTAGTCGCTTCTTATGCCAAAGTCGATGTTTACAAACAACGCGGCCTCTCCGTAAATTATAATCTCCAAACCTTCGGAAAAGAATTCAATGATACCACCTATCCTAAGTTAATTTCCACTTTCGGTGAGCCTTCGGACGTGGACAAAAACGGGAAAATCAAAATTTTGGTTTTGGACATCCGGGACGGTGCTACGGCAAACTCATCTTATGTGGCTGGATTTTTCGATCCGGTCAATTATTTTGCGGACCAACCGGGAACGAATTTGCGATCCAATTATTCGGAGATACTTTATATGGATGGAAAGGAATTGATCGATGCTTTGGTAAGGGATCCTACCGCATTCTCTTCCACTGCCGCACATGAATTCCAACATCTGATCCGTTATCCGTATATGGTTGCAACAAGGGCTACAGACGATTCATGGATCAACGAAGGTACAAGCGAAGTAGCGAGTGATATAGCCGGTTACGGACCTCAAAAATACAGAATAGATTGTTTTCGAGGTGCGGATTCTACAAGATGCCCGAACGGAGTGAATGGAGTTAGTTTTTTAAACTGGTCCGCAGGCACTACCTCCTCCGTTATTCTCAAACAGTATGCATTCGCTTATGCATTTATGCGCTATCTTTATGATATTTCAGGCAATACGGAAGCCGAGAAAAACGAGTTTTTCAGAAAGTCGGTTCAAGGAAACAGCATCGGAATCCGTGCAGGTTCCGCAAGCCAGCTAATGTCTGTTTTTCGGGAATCCGCTAGGTTCAACACGACTCTTTTGGGAAGTCTAAACAGTGATACTTTTTTCCGCACATTCACTCTGTTTATGGGTCAATCTGCAGGGACTTTGAATTTTGCCGGTGTGGAACGATTTGATGCCAGCACAAATGTAGAAGCTCTGGATTTGAGTACCGCATATGCGGCCTATCCGTTCGAATCGACTTTGAATGATATAGTGGCGGGACCATTGGGTGTCAATACCGCAACGGGAACTCTTTCCTTTGCGCAAGGTTCCGGTTATGCGTTTACAGGTAATTACAATCTGGCAAGTTATAGTAGTACGAGATATCCCAACATGACAACCGTTAAGTCAGCCGGCAATACCAAATCCGTTTTGGCATGGGCCGCATATTCTACGAATGTGAATGCTTCGGTGAAAAACGGAATTACAACAACCAGCACGAAATCGGAAGAAGCGGAAAACCGTTACAAATCGGTCATCTTGGGAGATACCATTACGGAAGGACCTCTACCGGTTTGCGGAACTCAGTTTATAAACGATGAGCCTCATATCTACGAAAGTATTCCATTAGAACAGCCCTCATCAAAGAATGGTAACACTCCTTAG
- a CDS encoding glycosyltransferase family 2 protein, whose amino-acid sequence MKKIRIGVIAAAGKGTRAYPRTSFIPKPLFDIEGKTILHRNVELLYKTFGVEKVYILVGHLKEQVLAEIEHIRLAIPKVCIESKHWTEKGLASDVASLSDEIVEPFLTILGDEFYYKTDHENFLKTIKLYPKLAASIGIVKTSLLSRIRKNYSVELGGDRILNLVEKPEDPPNELLGLGSYLFTPMFFEYFGKTPPSQKSGVIEITDVIDKMAKESPGGVYATKLSCEYFNINSMQDYHHAVYEVRNDLFPKFKTSLVIPTFNNERSITDVIVDFKDKFHEVIVIDNESTDDTVNLSKKEKVKVLTFHGEGDSNRLGEQVRRGIEQASGDIIVVVSPDGSFRSKDFPKLMEYMKDSDMVIGTRTTRQMIEQGSNLSPLYRLVNLLMGKMVELFWWGQEPRFTDADCHFFAIWKESYSQIKPQLDVHDKKFVVELMIEIVRSHMRCIEIPVSYFKPVNVGTYRLRDMIKDAWGIFGIIIRKKLSLGEE is encoded by the coding sequence TTGAAAAAAATCAGAATCGGGGTAATTGCCGCTGCAGGAAAAGGCACGAGGGCATACCCGCGAACTAGTTTCATCCCCAAACCACTGTTTGATATCGAAGGAAAGACAATTCTACACAGAAATGTGGAGTTGCTCTACAAGACCTTTGGTGTGGAAAAGGTGTACATTTTGGTCGGCCACTTAAAAGAACAAGTGCTCGCCGAAATCGAACATATCCGATTGGCCATTCCCAAAGTTTGTATTGAATCCAAACATTGGACCGAGAAGGGTCTTGCCTCGGATGTAGCGAGTCTCAGCGACGAAATTGTAGAACCGTTTCTCACTATCCTCGGGGATGAGTTTTATTATAAAACGGATCATGAAAATTTCTTAAAAACGATCAAACTCTATCCCAAACTTGCAGCTTCGATCGGAATCGTAAAGACCTCATTACTTTCCAGAATCCGAAAAAATTATTCTGTGGAACTAGGAGGAGACCGGATCTTGAATCTGGTGGAAAAACCGGAAGATCCTCCGAACGAACTTTTAGGACTTGGATCTTATCTTTTTACCCCTATGTTTTTCGAATATTTCGGAAAGACTCCTCCTTCCCAAAAATCGGGCGTAATTGAAATAACAGATGTTATCGATAAAATGGCGAAGGAATCTCCCGGAGGAGTTTATGCCACCAAATTGTCTTGCGAATACTTCAATATCAATTCCATGCAAGACTATCATCATGCGGTCTATGAAGTTAGAAACGATTTGTTTCCCAAATTCAAAACCTCACTAGTCATCCCGACCTTCAATAACGAAAGATCCATCACCGATGTGATTGTGGATTTCAAAGATAAGTTTCATGAAGTCATAGTCATCGACAATGAATCTACCGATGATACCGTAAACCTCAGTAAAAAAGAAAAAGTAAAAGTTCTTACCTTCCATGGAGAAGGCGATTCTAACCGGTTGGGAGAACAAGTCCGAAGAGGGATTGAACAGGCGTCAGGTGATATCATTGTTGTTGTTTCTCCCGACGGATCGTTTCGTTCCAAAGATTTTCCAAAACTCATGGAATATATGAAGGATTCGGATATGGTGATCGGAACGAGAACCACAAGGCAGATGATCGAACAAGGTAGTAACCTTAGTCCCCTTTACCGACTAGTCAATTTGCTTATGGGAAAAATGGTGGAGCTGTTCTGGTGGGGGCAAGAACCGAGATTCACGGATGCTGACTGTCATTTTTTTGCGATCTGGAAGGAATCTTATTCTCAAATCAAACCGCAGTTAGATGTGCACGACAAAAAATTCGTAGTGGAACTGATGATTGAAATCGTTCGTTCCCATATGCGTTGTATTGAAATTCCCGTTTCTTATTTTAAACCAGTGAACGTAGGAACCTATCGTTTGCGGGATATGATTAAGGATGCTTGGGGAATATTCGGAATTATCATTAGAAAGAAATTATCCTTAGGGGAAGAATAA
- a CDS encoding NAD-dependent epimerase/dehydratase family protein, which produces MTKKVLVTGGCGFLGSHVCELFRKEGWDVVSFDSMTKYELKRTGYGTDATRDYNWNFLKSLGVTMVKGDIRNQEHLLDRTEGCDFIVHTAAQPAMTISWEDPELDYSTNVLGTFNVLEVARKRNIPVVNTSSIHVYGNSINASLKEGATSYERTPVEIPETQGTMIGQISPLHASKMSAEHYVRAYSDMYGIKAASFRFTGIYGERQFGGEDHGWVANFAIRSVFGLPLRIFGTGKQTRDIIHAADGAQSYLAFFKNPIPGVYNIGGASAHKISLLECIQLIGEILGKKQEILFEVERPGDMRYFVCDITEAKKFGFAPSIKPKEGVTRLLKWIESEKSVFNIAG; this is translated from the coding sequence ATGACTAAGAAAGTATTAGTTACTGGCGGGTGTGGTTTTCTCGGATCTCATGTTTGCGAGTTATTTAGAAAAGAAGGTTGGGATGTTGTCAGTTTCGACAGCATGACAAAGTACGAATTGAAACGAACCGGTTATGGAACGGATGCAACTCGCGATTATAATTGGAACTTTCTGAAATCACTCGGTGTTACCATGGTAAAGGGTGATATCCGAAACCAGGAACATCTTTTGGACCGAACGGAAGGATGTGATTTTATCGTTCATACTGCGGCGCAACCTGCGATGACCATTTCTTGGGAAGATCCCGAATTGGATTATTCCACAAACGTACTCGGTACTTTCAATGTTTTGGAAGTGGCTCGCAAAAGAAATATTCCTGTGGTAAATACTTCTTCCATCCATGTTTACGGTAACTCCATCAATGCGAGTTTGAAAGAAGGGGCAACTTCTTACGAAAGAACTCCGGTTGAAATACCAGAGACGCAAGGCACGATGATCGGCCAGATTTCTCCTCTTCACGCATCCAAAATGAGCGCAGAACATTATGTGCGTGCTTATTCGGATATGTACGGAATCAAAGCCGCGAGTTTCCGTTTTACGGGGATTTACGGTGAACGCCAGTTTGGTGGAGAAGATCACGGTTGGGTGGCGAATTTTGCAATTCGTTCCGTTTTCGGACTTCCTCTTCGTATCTTCGGAACAGGAAAACAAACCAGAGATATCATTCATGCGGCGGATGGAGCACAATCTTATCTGGCATTTTTTAAAAACCCGATTCCTGGTGTTTATAATATAGGCGGAGCGAGTGCTCATAAGATTTCGTTATTGGAATGCATCCAATTGATCGGTGAGATTTTGGGTAAAAAGCAAGAGATCCTATTCGAAGTGGAAAGACCGGGAGATATGAGATACTTTGTATGTGATATTACCGAGGCTAAAAAATTCGGATTTGCTCCTTCCATAAAACCGAAAGAAGGTGTGACAAGACTTCTCAAATGGATCGAATCCGAAAAATCGGTTTTTAATATCGCAGGCTAA
- a CDS encoding glycosyltransferase, translating into MSSKTLIVIPAYNEESTIEEVVRGAIIHADVSVTDDASKDKTPEILKKLQKEFPGRLYVIRHEKNTHIPGGIQDGMKLAVEKKYDWVITMDAGLSHDAGKLKDFIGFPNCDLLIGSRKDTLNVPFYRKVVSFLAARAMNYCLSKGIFNLLGPGIKDCTSGYRRYSKWAFQKIADHKLESVAFDFHMEALSIVSLQGGTIKEIPISYVFSNSSFNSKVLKLAIQFAKKLLLRKFGFSV; encoded by the coding sequence GTGAGCTCCAAAACTCTTATTGTCATCCCTGCATATAACGAAGAATCAACGATAGAAGAAGTTGTACGAGGAGCGATCATTCATGCGGATGTTTCCGTAACGGATGACGCTTCCAAAGACAAAACTCCGGAAATTCTGAAAAAACTTCAGAAAGAATTCCCGGGACGGCTTTATGTGATTCGGCATGAAAAAAACACTCATATACCCGGTGGTATTCAAGACGGGATGAAGCTCGCTGTTGAGAAAAAATACGATTGGGTGATTACAATGGATGCCGGGCTTTCCCATGATGCGGGAAAACTTAAGGATTTCATCGGCTTCCCCAACTGTGATCTGTTAATTGGAAGTAGGAAGGATACTCTGAATGTTCCGTTCTATCGTAAGGTGGTTTCTTTTCTCGCTGCAAGAGCGATGAACTATTGTCTTTCCAAAGGCATATTCAATCTGCTGGGACCGGGGATTAAGGATTGTACTTCCGGTTATCGAAGATATTCCAAATGGGCATTTCAAAAGATTGCCGATCATAAATTGGAATCGGTTGCATTCGATTTTCATATGGAAGCGCTTTCCATTGTATCTTTGCAAGGTGGAACAATCAAAGAAATACCGATCAGTTACGTATTTTCAAACAGTTCTTTCAATTCCAAAGTATTAAAACTTGCCATTCAATTTGCCAAAAAACTTTTGCTACGGAAATTCGGATTTAGCGTTTGA